The following proteins are co-located in the Massilia litorea genome:
- a CDS encoding zinc-finger domain-containing protein: MTDKTMPVVELEAKDLPAHCPNPAMPLWSSHPRVFLDFDHDGEAKCPYCGTRYRLAPGVAFKHH, from the coding sequence ATGACTGACAAGACGATGCCTGTGGTGGAACTCGAGGCCAAGGATCTCCCGGCCCACTGCCCGAACCCGGCGATGCCGCTGTGGTCGTCGCACCCGCGCGTCTTCCTCGACTTCGACCATGACGGCGAAGCCAAGTGCCCCTACTGCGGCACCCGCTACCGCCTGGCCCCGGGCGTGGCTTTCAAACACCACTGA
- a CDS encoding phosphoribosylaminoimidazolesuccinocarboxamide synthase, with amino-acid sequence MNSLYKTTIKSLPLLGVGKVRDNYAVGDDKILIVTTDRLSAFDVVMNEPIPGKGMVLNQMSDFWFDKLGHIVPNHLTGIAPESVVAPDEVEQVRGRAVVAKRLKPILVEAVVRGYIIGSGWKDYQQSGSICGIELPQGLRQAEKLPQPIFTPAAKADLGEHDENISFADMESRIGPELAAKMRDVSIALYTAASEYAATRGIIIADTKFEFGLDDNGVMHLMDEVLTADSSRFWPADSYAPGMSPPSFDKQFVRDYLETLTEWKKTPPAPPLPQDVIDKTQAKYFEAIERLTGEKLKA; translated from the coding sequence ATGAACAGCCTCTATAAAACCACGATCAAGTCCCTGCCACTGCTGGGCGTCGGCAAAGTGCGCGACAACTACGCCGTTGGCGACGACAAGATCCTGATCGTCACCACCGACCGCCTGTCCGCCTTCGACGTCGTCATGAACGAGCCGATCCCGGGCAAGGGCATGGTGCTGAACCAGATGAGCGATTTCTGGTTCGACAAGCTCGGCCACATCGTGCCGAATCACCTGACCGGCATTGCTCCGGAAAGCGTCGTGGCGCCTGACGAAGTCGAGCAGGTGCGCGGCCGTGCGGTCGTTGCCAAGCGTCTCAAACCGATCCTGGTCGAGGCGGTCGTGCGCGGCTACATCATCGGTTCCGGCTGGAAGGACTATCAGCAAAGCGGTTCCATCTGCGGCATCGAACTGCCGCAGGGCTTGCGCCAGGCCGAGAAGCTGCCGCAGCCGATCTTTACGCCGGCCGCGAAAGCCGACCTCGGCGAGCACGACGAGAACATCTCGTTCGCCGACATGGAAAGCCGCATCGGTCCTGAACTGGCCGCCAAAATGCGCGACGTCTCGATCGCCTTGTACACGGCGGCATCGGAATACGCGGCCACGCGCGGCATCATCATCGCCGACACCAAATTCGAATTCGGCCTCGACGACAACGGCGTGATGCACCTGATGGACGAAGTGCTGACGGCCGACTCGTCGCGCTTCTGGCCTGCCGACTCCTACGCGCCGGGCATGTCGCCGCCGTCTTTCGATAAACAGTTCGTGCGCGACTACCTCGAAACGCTGACCGAGTGGAAGAAGACCCCGCCGGCCCCGCCGCTGCCGCAGGACGTGATCGATAAAACCCAGGCCAAGTACTTCGAAGCCATCGAACGCCTGACCGGCGAAAAGCTGAAGGCCTGA
- a CDS encoding DUF7661 family protein has protein sequence MNAHHFNVFGTLIVVARTAGEWQAFYPGTDGKRRAADFIVPADVAEHELGEYLADLFHENATPKHGTVERLA, from the coding sequence ATGAACGCTCACCACTTCAATGTGTTCGGCACGCTGATCGTCGTCGCGCGCACTGCCGGCGAATGGCAGGCGTTCTATCCTGGCACCGACGGCAAGCGCCGCGCGGCCGATTTCATCGTGCCGGCCGACGTCGCTGAACACGAACTTGGGGAATACCTGGCCGACTTGTTCCACGAGAACGCGACGCCGAAACACGGCACGGTCGAACGGCTGGCCTGA
- the moaC gene encoding cyclic pyranopterin monophosphate synthase MoaC, protein MTVSDPRPDAGQLPHELTHFDAAGQAHMVDVGAKNETHRVAVAAGTIRMQPETLQLIQSGTAKKGDVLGIARIAAIMGAKRTSDLIPLCHPLAITRVAVDFEIDAANNSVHCRAQVELHGKTGVEMEALTAVQVGLLTIYDMCKAVDRGMVMTNVRVLEKHGGKSGDWTAEL, encoded by the coding sequence ATGACCGTATCCGATCCAAGGCCAGACGCAGGCCAGCTGCCCCACGAGTTGACGCACTTCGACGCCGCCGGCCAGGCCCACATGGTCGACGTCGGCGCCAAGAACGAGACCCATCGCGTCGCTGTTGCCGCCGGCACCATCCGCATGCAGCCGGAAACCTTGCAGCTGATCCAGTCCGGCACCGCAAAAAAGGGCGACGTGCTCGGCATCGCCCGCATCGCCGCCATCATGGGCGCCAAGCGCACGAGCGACCTGATTCCCCTGTGCCATCCGCTGGCGATCACCCGCGTCGCCGTCGATTTCGAGATCGATGCGGCCAACAACAGCGTCCATTGCCGCGCGCAGGTCGAACTGCACGGCAAGACCGGGGTCGAGATGGAGGCGCTGACCGCCGTGCAGGTGGGTCTATTGACGATCTACGACATGTGCAAGGCGGTCGACCGGGGGATGGTCATGACCAACGTGCGGGTGCTGGAAAAGCATGGCGGCAAGAGCGGGGACTGGACGGCAGAGCTGTAA
- a CDS encoding AzlC family ABC transporter permease: MNAPDPVSHSAAVVERHDPALWREGLRTGVPSLFGIGAWGLVVGIAMVKTGLTALQATGMTLLVFAGSAQLASLPLILAHAPIWVIFATALVVNLRFVIFSALLAPHFTHLPWRQRLLYGYIAGDLTVAMFLQRFPTAAPVPGKLSYLKGLVFPNWAAWQIGSLTGIFLGSAIPTEWGLGFAGTLAILCITVPLVVNRPALCGVLVAGPVAVLANGFPYKLGLLAAVFAGMLAAMTAESILEKRKARHG, from the coding sequence ATGAACGCGCCCGATCCTGTCTCGCACAGCGCTGCCGTCGTCGAGCGCCATGATCCCGCACTCTGGCGCGAGGGGCTGCGCACGGGTGTGCCGAGCCTGTTCGGCATCGGCGCCTGGGGCCTGGTGGTCGGCATTGCGATGGTCAAGACGGGACTGACCGCGCTGCAAGCCACCGGTATGACACTGCTCGTGTTCGCCGGTTCCGCCCAACTCGCCTCATTGCCCCTGATCCTGGCGCATGCGCCAATCTGGGTGATTTTCGCCACCGCCCTGGTCGTGAACCTGCGCTTCGTGATCTTTTCCGCCTTGCTGGCCCCCCATTTCACGCATTTGCCCTGGCGCCAGCGCCTGCTGTACGGGTATATCGCCGGCGACTTGACGGTCGCCATGTTCCTGCAGCGCTTCCCGACGGCGGCGCCGGTGCCGGGCAAGCTGTCCTATTTAAAAGGGCTGGTGTTCCCGAACTGGGCGGCCTGGCAGATCGGTTCGCTGACCGGCATCTTCCTCGGCAGTGCCATCCCGACCGAGTGGGGCCTGGGCTTTGCCGGCACCCTGGCGATCCTGTGCATCACGGTGCCCCTGGTCGTCAACCGGCCGGCCCTGTGCGGGGTGCTGGTGGCCGGCCCGGTGGCCGTGCTGGCGAATGGTTTTCCCTATAAATTGGGCCTGCTGGCCGCCGTGTTCGCCGGCATGCTGGCTGCGATGACGGCGGAAAGCATCCTGGAGAAACGAAAGGCGCGTCATGGCTGA
- a CDS encoding DUF2946 family protein — protein sequence MDDIVKQAMAKWPNVPHCYGWLALDARGNWRMRDEAAQQADSAGDKLNNATLVGFINRNYAHDDAGRWYFQNGPQRVYVNLEATPYVARTDPAQGLVLQTGAPLASIERLYLTEVGVAIVQAGEIVAQVDDRDVAQLFEALELNGQAPGDEALLRWLDDGAGALILRWRGQAVPVERIERDTLPERFGFVRTPAPPAQE from the coding sequence ATGGATGACATCGTAAAACAGGCAATGGCCAAGTGGCCGAACGTGCCGCACTGCTACGGCTGGCTCGCGCTCGATGCGCGCGGCAACTGGCGCATGCGCGACGAGGCCGCGCAACAGGCCGATTCAGCCGGCGACAAGCTGAACAACGCCACGCTGGTCGGCTTCATCAACCGCAATTACGCGCATGACGACGCCGGGCGCTGGTATTTCCAGAACGGCCCGCAGCGCGTCTACGTGAACCTGGAAGCGACGCCGTATGTTGCGCGCACCGATCCGGCGCAAGGACTGGTGCTGCAGACCGGCGCGCCGCTTGCAAGCATCGAGCGCCTGTACCTGACGGAAGTCGGCGTGGCGATCGTGCAGGCGGGGGAGATCGTCGCCCAGGTCGACGACCGCGACGTGGCGCAATTGTTCGAAGCACTGGAACTGAACGGCCAGGCGCCCGGCGACGAAGCGCTGCTGCGCTGGCTCGACGACGGCGCGGGCGCATTGATCCTGCGCTGGCGCGGGCAGGCGGTGCCGGTCGAACGCATCGAGCGCGACACCCTGCCCGAACGTTTTGGATTCGTGCGCACGCCGGCGCCACCGGCCCAGGAATGA
- the purE gene encoding 5-(carboxyamino)imidazole ribonucleotide mutase: MSNEVKPLVGVVMGSSSDWDVMKNAVDILKQFGVPFEAQVISAHRMPDEMFSYAETARARGLRAIIAGAGGAAHLPGMIAAKTIVPVLGVPVPSKYLRGEDSLLSIVQMPKGVPVATFAIGEAGAANAALTAVALLAANDDALAAQLEQFRLDQTAVAKAMTLPV, from the coding sequence ATGAGTAATGAAGTGAAACCTTTGGTCGGCGTCGTGATGGGTTCCTCGTCCGACTGGGACGTGATGAAGAACGCGGTCGACATACTGAAACAGTTCGGCGTGCCCTTCGAGGCGCAGGTGATTTCGGCGCACCGCATGCCGGACGAGATGTTTAGCTATGCCGAGACCGCCCGTGCGCGCGGCCTGCGCGCGATCATCGCCGGCGCCGGGGGCGCGGCCCACCTGCCGGGCATGATTGCCGCCAAAACCATCGTGCCGGTGCTCGGCGTGCCGGTGCCGTCCAAATACCTGCGCGGCGAGGATTCGCTGCTGTCGATCGTGCAGATGCCGAAAGGCGTGCCGGTGGCGACCTTTGCCATCGGCGAAGCCGGCGCCGCAAATGCCGCGCTGACGGCGGTCGCGCTGCTGGCCGCGAATGACGATGCCCTGGCTGCGCAGCTGGAACAGTTCCGCCTGGACCAGACCGCCGTCGCCAAGGCGATGACCTTGCCCGTGTGA
- a CDS encoding AzlD domain-containing protein, producing MAEWEIWAVIVVLALSTAITRSGFWLIGHRVTLPPRVQDMLRYAPACALAAIIAPDLVLGSGGQVHLGLSNPKLLAGIAALGFYVWRKNMLQTIVFGMLVFTLLRILHVFGASA from the coding sequence ATGGCTGAGTGGGAAATCTGGGCGGTCATCGTCGTGCTGGCGCTGTCGACGGCCATTACCCGCAGCGGCTTCTGGCTGATCGGGCACCGGGTGACGCTGCCGCCGCGGGTGCAGGACATGCTGCGCTATGCGCCAGCCTGCGCGCTGGCGGCCATCATCGCGCCCGACCTCGTGCTCGGCAGCGGCGGCCAGGTCCATCTCGGACTGAGCAATCCAAAACTGCTGGCTGGTATTGCCGCGCTCGGCTTTTATGTGTGGCGGAAGAACATGTTGCAGACCATCGTGTTCGGCATGTTGGTGTTTACACTGTTGCGAATCCTGCACGTGTTTGGTGCTTCTGCATAA
- the pyk gene encoding pyruvate kinase codes for MYRGTKIVATIGPASTDFDILVKMIRAGVDVVRLNFSHGKAQDHIDRAALVRRAAAECGREVAIMADMQGPKIRVGKFENGKIELANGDKFVLDAKWGENGELGNQERVGLDYKALPRDVKPGDKLLLNDGLIVLVVDKVVGHEICTTVKVGGELSNNKGINRQGGGLTAPALTAKDMEDIKTAMSFQADYLAISFPKSATDMEMARQLANIAGEPYHHKPLMIAKIERAEAIPVLQEILDASDGIMVARGDLAVEVGNAAVPALQKRMIRMARASNKLAITATQMMESMIVNAVPTRAEVSDVANAVLDGTDAVMTSAETASGKYPIETVEMMAAVCAEAEQSEYNKQDADFLNVTFTRIDQSIAYATLFTAHHLEVKAIVALTESGSTALWMSRHSIDTPIFALTPSQTTQRKASLYRNVQAFYLQQEGGSHAVLRKAEELLMSEGMVKKGDTIVVTWGSPMGEAGGTNALKIVRVGDTYKD; via the coding sequence ATGTACCGTGGCACCAAGATCGTCGCTACCATCGGACCGGCCTCGACCGACTTCGACATCCTCGTCAAAATGATCCGCGCCGGCGTCGACGTCGTGCGCCTGAACTTCTCGCACGGCAAGGCGCAAGACCACATCGACCGCGCCGCGCTGGTACGCCGCGCGGCGGCCGAATGCGGTCGCGAAGTGGCGATCATGGCCGACATGCAGGGGCCGAAGATCCGCGTCGGCAAGTTTGAGAACGGCAAGATCGAACTGGCCAACGGCGACAAGTTCGTGCTCGACGCGAAATGGGGAGAGAACGGCGAGCTGGGCAACCAGGAACGCGTCGGCCTCGACTACAAGGCGCTGCCGCGCGACGTGAAGCCGGGCGACAAGCTGCTGCTCAACGACGGCCTGATCGTGCTGGTCGTCGACAAGGTCGTCGGCCACGAGATCTGCACCACCGTCAAGGTCGGCGGCGAGCTGTCCAACAACAAGGGCATCAACCGCCAGGGCGGCGGCCTGACCGCGCCGGCGCTGACCGCCAAGGACATGGAAGACATCAAGACCGCGATGAGCTTCCAGGCCGACTATCTGGCGATCTCCTTCCCGAAGAGCGCGACCGATATGGAAATGGCGCGCCAGCTGGCGAACATCGCCGGCGAACCCTATCACCACAAGCCGCTGATGATCGCCAAGATCGAGCGCGCCGAAGCGATTCCCGTGCTGCAGGAAATCCTCGACGCCTCCGACGGCATCATGGTCGCGCGCGGCGACCTCGCGGTCGAGGTGGGCAATGCCGCGGTGCCGGCGCTGCAAAAGCGCATGATTCGCATGGCGCGTGCTTCGAATAAACTGGCGATCACCGCGACCCAGATGATGGAGTCGATGATCGTCAACGCCGTACCGACCCGCGCCGAAGTGTCGGACGTGGCGAATGCCGTGCTGGACGGCACCGACGCCGTGATGACCTCGGCCGAAACGGCATCGGGCAAGTACCCGATCGAGACCGTCGAGATGATGGCCGCCGTCTGCGCCGAAGCGGAACAATCCGAATACAACAAGCAGGACGCCGACTTCCTGAACGTGACGTTTACGCGCATCGACCAATCGATTGCCTACGCCACCTTGTTCACCGCCCATCACCTGGAAGTGAAAGCGATCGTCGCCCTGACCGAGTCGGGTTCGACCGCCCTGTGGATGAGCCGTCACAGCATCGATACCCCGATTTTCGCCCTGACCCCGTCACAAACGACGCAGCGCAAAGCTTCGCTGTACCGGAATGTGCAAGCTTTCTACTTGCAGCAGGAAGGCGGCAGCCACGCCGTGCTGCGCAAGGCGGAAGAGCTCCTGATGAGCGAGGGCATGGTCAAGAAGGGCGACACCATCGTCGTGACCTGGGGTTCGCCGATGGGCGAAGCCGGCGGCACCAACGCCCTCAAGATCGTGCGCGTGGGCGACACTTATAAAGATTAA
- the fba gene encoding class II fructose-bisphosphate aldolase (catalyzes the reversible aldol condensation of dihydroxyacetonephosphate and glyceraldehyde 3-phosphate in the Calvin cycle, glycolysis, and/or gluconeogenesis) translates to MALVSLRQLLDHAAENGYGLPAFNVNNLEQVQAIMAAADATNSPVIMQASAGARKYAGEAFLRHLIDAAVEAYPHIPVVMHQDHGQSPAVCMAAIRSGFSSVMMDGSLEADGKSVASYDYNVEVSREVVKFAHSIGVTVEAELGVLGSLETMKGDKEDGHGADGTMTREQLLTDVAQAADFVAKTQCDALAIAIGTSHGAYKFTRKPTGDILAIDRIKEIHARIPNTHLVMHGSSSVPQELLAIIREFGGDMKETYGVPVEEIQEGIKHGVRKINIDTDIRLAMTAAIRKYMFQNPSKFDPRDYLKPAREAATEICKARYLSFGCEGQASKIKPIPLEKMAERYKAGELAQVVK, encoded by the coding sequence ATGGCACTCGTATCCCTGCGTCAACTGCTGGACCATGCTGCTGAAAACGGCTATGGCCTGCCGGCGTTCAACGTCAACAACCTGGAACAGGTGCAGGCCATCATGGCCGCGGCCGACGCCACCAACAGTCCGGTCATCATGCAGGCTTCGGCCGGCGCCCGCAAATATGCCGGCGAAGCTTTCCTGCGCCACCTGATCGACGCCGCCGTCGAAGCCTACCCGCACATCCCGGTCGTCATGCACCAGGACCACGGCCAGTCGCCGGCAGTCTGCATGGCTGCGATCCGTTCGGGCTTCAGTTCCGTGATGATGGACGGCTCGCTGGAAGCCGACGGCAAGAGCGTCGCCTCCTACGACTACAACGTCGAAGTCTCGCGCGAAGTCGTGAAATTCGCGCACTCGATCGGCGTGACCGTCGAAGCGGAACTGGGCGTGCTCGGTTCGCTGGAAACGATGAAGGGCGACAAGGAAGACGGCCATGGCGCCGACGGCACCATGACCCGCGAGCAGCTGCTGACCGACGTCGCGCAAGCGGCCGACTTCGTGGCGAAAACCCAGTGCGACGCGCTGGCGATCGCCATCGGCACCTCGCACGGCGCCTACAAATTTACCCGCAAGCCGACCGGCGACATCCTCGCGATCGACCGCATCAAGGAAATCCACGCACGCATCCCGAACACCCACCTGGTGATGCACGGTTCGTCGTCGGTGCCGCAGGAGCTGCTGGCGATCATCCGCGAATTCGGCGGCGACATGAAGGAAACCTACGGTGTCCCGGTCGAAGAGATCCAGGAAGGCATCAAGCACGGCGTTCGCAAGATCAACATCGACACCGACATCCGCCTGGCGATGACGGCCGCGATCCGCAAATACATGTTCCAGAACCCGTCGAAGTTCGACCCGCGCGACTATTTGAAGCCTGCGCGCGAAGCGGCGACCGAGATCTGCAAGGCGCGTTACCTCTCCTTCGGCTGCGAAGGCCAGGCGTCGAAGATCAAGCCGATCCCGCTGGAAAAAATGGCCGAGCGCTACAAGGCCGGCGAGCTCGCGCAAGTCGTCAAATAA
- a CDS encoding YheT family hydrolase translates to MTYRAPRWLPGGHLQTIYPATLVGKPPLAHGLAYRRERWEVHHPTLGEDFVDVDFVDGEPDKPLVVLFHGLEGSSDSHYARGLMAALQARGWSGAVPHFRGCSGEPNRTARFYHSGDSLEIDWIMARLRARTSGALYAAGVSLGGNALLRWLGESGSKAEFVTAAAAISAPLDLARGGEALSSGFNMLYTRMFLQTLKPKCLAKLEQFPGLFDRQALLAARDLYAFDNVVTAPLHGYRDTDDYWHRASARHVLHDITVPTLVLNARNDPFLPGEHLPTSAARAVTLEYPKEGGHVGFPTGPFPGRIDWLPQRILSFFDATGGTCGAPTGTELCEAGVHG, encoded by the coding sequence ATGACTTACCGCGCTCCACGGTGGCTGCCCGGCGGCCACCTGCAAACCATCTACCCCGCCACGCTCGTCGGTAAACCACCGCTCGCCCATGGGCTCGCCTATCGGCGCGAGCGCTGGGAAGTCCACCACCCGACCCTGGGCGAGGATTTCGTCGACGTCGATTTCGTCGACGGCGAACCGGACAAGCCGCTGGTCGTGCTGTTCCATGGGCTGGAAGGCTCCTCGGACAGCCATTACGCGCGCGGCCTGATGGCGGCACTGCAAGCGCGCGGCTGGTCGGGCGCAGTACCCCATTTCCGCGGCTGCTCGGGCGAACCGAACCGCACGGCGCGTTTCTATCACTCGGGCGACTCGCTCGAAATCGACTGGATCATGGCCCGTCTGCGGGCGCGCACCAGCGGAGCTTTGTACGCCGCCGGCGTCTCGCTCGGCGGCAATGCGCTGCTGCGCTGGCTCGGCGAATCGGGCAGCAAGGCGGAGTTCGTCACGGCCGCCGCCGCCATTTCCGCCCCGCTCGACCTGGCGCGCGGCGGCGAAGCCCTGTCTTCCGGTTTCAACATGCTGTATACGCGCATGTTCCTGCAGACCCTGAAACCCAAGTGCCTCGCCAAGCTTGAACAATTTCCGGGCCTGTTCGACCGCCAGGCCCTGCTGGCCGCGCGCGACCTCTACGCTTTTGACAACGTCGTCACCGCGCCGCTGCACGGTTACCGCGATACCGACGATTACTGGCACCGCGCCAGCGCGCGCCACGTGCTGCACGACATCACCGTGCCGACCCTGGTGCTCAACGCCCGCAACGATCCCTTCCTGCCCGGCGAACATTTGCCGACTAGCGCCGCGCGCGCGGTGACGCTCGAGTATCCGAAGGAAGGCGGCCATGTCGGCTTCCCCACCGGCCCCTTCCCGGGCCGGATCGACTGGCTGCCGCAGCGCATTCTGTCCTTCTTCGACGCGACCGGGGGAACCTGCGGCGCGCCGACCGGCACCGAACTGTGCGAAGCTGGCGTGCATGGATGA
- a CDS encoding phosphoglycerate kinase: protein MDAVLSFTRLQDLIDRDALKNKRVFIRADLNVPQDDNGNITEDTRIRASVPAIQAAVKAGAAVMVTSHLGRPTEGEFKPEDTLAPVAVRLSELLGQPVELKQNWVDGVDVAPGQVVLLENCRVNKGEKKNSDELAQKMAKLCDVYVNDAFGTAHRAEATTHGIAKFAPVVCAGPLLAAELDALGKALGQPARPLLAIVAGSKVSSKLSILQSLAGKVDNLIVGGGIANTFMKAVGLNIGKSLVENDLVGEAKQIIEMMSARGASVPIPVDVVCAKEFSPTAAATVKDVADVGDDDMILDIGPKTATMLAEQVAKAGTIVWNGPVGVFEFDQFAEGTKTLAMAIADSKGFSIAGGGDTLAAIAKYNIGDKIGYISTGGGAFLEFLEGKTLPAVEILLQRSAQ, encoded by the coding sequence ATGGACGCCGTTCTCAGTTTCACCCGCTTGCAAGACCTGATCGATCGCGACGCGCTGAAAAACAAGCGCGTTTTCATCCGTGCCGACCTGAATGTGCCGCAGGATGACAACGGCAATATCACCGAAGACACGCGCATCCGTGCCTCCGTCCCCGCCATCCAGGCTGCCGTAAAAGCCGGCGCCGCCGTCATGGTGACTTCCCACCTGGGCCGTCCGACCGAGGGCGAATTCAAGCCGGAAGACACGCTGGCGCCGGTCGCCGTGCGCCTCTCCGAACTGCTCGGCCAGCCGGTGGAACTGAAACAGAATTGGGTCGATGGCGTCGATGTCGCACCGGGACAGGTTGTGCTGCTGGAAAACTGCCGCGTCAACAAGGGTGAAAAGAAGAACAGCGACGAGCTGGCCCAGAAGATGGCGAAACTCTGCGACGTCTACGTGAACGATGCCTTCGGCACCGCCCATCGCGCCGAAGCGACCACCCACGGCATCGCGAAATTCGCACCGGTAGTGTGCGCCGGCCCGCTGCTGGCCGCCGAACTCGACGCGCTCGGTAAAGCCCTGGGCCAGCCGGCCCGTCCGTTGTTGGCGATCGTCGCCGGCTCGAAAGTGTCGAGCAAGCTCTCGATCCTGCAAAGCCTGGCCGGCAAAGTGGACAACCTGATCGTCGGCGGCGGCATCGCCAACACCTTCATGAAGGCCGTCGGCCTGAACATCGGCAAGTCGCTCGTCGAAAACGACCTGGTGGGCGAAGCGAAGCAGATCATCGAGATGATGAGCGCGCGCGGCGCCTCGGTGCCGATTCCCGTGGACGTGGTCTGTGCGAAAGAGTTCTCGCCGACCGCCGCTGCGACCGTGAAGGACGTGGCCGATGTCGGCGACGACGACATGATCCTCGACATCGGCCCGAAGACGGCGACGATGCTGGCGGAACAGGTTGCCAAGGCTGGTACCATCGTCTGGAACGGTCCGGTCGGCGTGTTCGAATTCGACCAGTTCGCCGAAGGCACGAAGACCTTGGCCATGGCGATTGCGGATTCGAAAGGCTTCTCGATTGCCGGCGGTGGCGACACCCTGGCGGCAATCGCCAAATACAACATCGGCGACAAGATCGGCTATATCTCCACCGGCGGCGGTGCCTTCCTCGAGTTCCTCGAAGGCAAGACCCTGCCTGCGGTCGAGATCCTCCTGCAGCGCAGCGCGCAGTAA
- a CDS encoding M48 family metalloprotease, with product MTPPALPSLRPRWRRSVAALFVAAAAGFMPAVASAQSFSTSQSAARLPTLGDAAREDLSPIVERKLGEAIMREIRRDRDYLDDDAIAEYLNNFGGALVDAAPGARGETNADFYFFPLRDGSINAFALPGGFIGIHSGLLLAAQTESELASVVSHEIGHVSQRHIARMLGQQRQDALLPIAALILAALAAKASPDAAMGVMMGGQGLAVQRQLNFSRDAEREADRVGFQIMSAGGYDTSGMVAFFKRLQSVSKVYGEIPAFLSSHPLTSERIVDIQARIKETPYRQRPDPIEFYIAKARARVLQDMSTTGRRDTRTAFQTQLAQQHRQQQAAAQYGLSFLALKESDLAGARSWYDKARATLKAKEGTFSAAPANDGGALFAVLDLEIKLAPGQPKEVAQQALKDAEEATNRFPLSRALARQYADAMINAGKFEDATRYLREQVRQYREDAKLYDLLAKAYSKQGKIALQHMALAESYVLAGALPAAVDQLNNARKASDVSFYDQSVIDAREREIKKRQKEEKEDEKER from the coding sequence ATGACTCCTCCTGCGCTGCCGTCCCTGCGTCCCCGCTGGCGCCGGTCGGTGGCCGCCTTGTTTGTGGCGGCCGCGGCCGGGTTCATGCCTGCGGTGGCGTCGGCTCAGTCCTTCAGCACCTCCCAGAGCGCCGCGCGCCTGCCGACCCTCGGCGACGCCGCGCGCGAAGATTTATCGCCCATCGTCGAGCGCAAGCTGGGCGAAGCCATCATGCGCGAGATCCGGCGCGACCGCGATTACCTCGACGACGATGCCATCGCCGAATACCTGAACAATTTCGGCGGCGCCCTGGTCGACGCCGCGCCCGGTGCGCGCGGCGAAACGAATGCAGATTTTTATTTCTTCCCGCTGCGCGACGGCTCGATCAATGCCTTTGCCCTGCCGGGCGGTTTTATTGGCATCCACTCGGGCCTGCTGCTCGCGGCCCAGACCGAGTCGGAACTGGCCTCCGTCGTATCGCACGAGATCGGCCACGTGTCGCAGCGCCACATCGCGCGCATGCTCGGCCAGCAGCGCCAGGATGCGCTGCTGCCGATCGCGGCGCTGATCCTGGCGGCGCTGGCGGCCAAGGCCAGTCCCGATGCCGCCATGGGCGTGATGATGGGCGGCCAGGGCCTGGCGGTGCAGCGGCAGCTGAACTTCAGCCGCGACGCCGAGCGCGAGGCCGACCGTGTCGGCTTCCAGATCATGAGCGCCGGCGGCTACGATACCTCGGGCATGGTGGCCTTCTTCAAGCGCCTTCAGAGCGTGAGCAAGGTGTATGGAGAAATTCCTGCCTTCCTCAGCAGCCACCCGCTGACGAGCGAGCGGATCGTCGACATCCAGGCGCGCATCAAGGAAACGCCGTACCGGCAGCGCCCCGACCCGATCGAGTTTTACATCGCCAAGGCCCGTGCCCGGGTGCTGCAGGATATGAGTACCACCGGGCGCCGCGACACGCGTACCGCTTTCCAGACGCAACTGGCCCAGCAGCACCGCCAGCAGCAGGCGGCGGCGCAATACGGCTTGTCCTTCCTGGCGCTGAAGGAGAGCGACCTGGCCGGCGCGCGCAGCTGGTACGACAAGGCGCGTGCGACCCTCAAGGCGAAGGAGGGGACCTTCTCGGCGGCGCCCGCCAACGACGGCGGCGCCCTGTTTGCCGTGCTCGACCTGGAAATCAAGCTCGCGCCCGGACAGCCGAAAGAGGTTGCCCAGCAAGCCCTGAAGGATGCCGAAGAGGCGACGAACCGCTTCCCCCTGTCGCGCGCCCTGGCGCGCCAGTATGCCGATGCGATGATCAATGCCGGCAAGTTTGAGGATGCGACGCGCTACCTGCGCGAGCAGGTGCGGCAGTACCGCGAGGACGCCAAGCTGTACGACCTGCTGGCGAAAGCGTATTCGAAGCAGGGCAAGATCGCGCTGCAGCACATGGCGCTGGCCGAATCCTATGTGCTGGCCGGCGCGCTGCCGGCAGCGGTCGACCAGCTCAATAATGCGCGCAAGGCAAGCGATGTGTCCTTCTATGATCAGTCCGTGATCGACGCCCGCGAGCGCGAGATCAAGAAGCGCCAGAAAGAGGAAAAGGAAGACGAGAAGGAGCGGTAA